The Scyliorhinus canicula chromosome 17, sScyCan1.1, whole genome shotgun sequence DNA window ctgacagagaccaattgagccgactggcctggccctgtgctgtagactcaatggaacagagacaaatgtatttattttaaatctatCTGTAGTGGTAGGGAAAACACTGtccaggataaaataaatgtccttcatCAGCTTCTGTGCAccatttcagtggaaatgtgctctcccaggctcaaagagcatcagcccactggaagcaaagttgtgAGACCGGCCAgcccagcagaaagaaaccctccgaccctcccactgcaccaagtgtcagaatgaacatggttcagtcctgggtgtgattaacagcagcaaaaacagcagaatccaacccctgtcatcacttgtgaacacgttggtgtgtCTGCAGATGGGACGACTGAGTGAatgccttcccacactcagagcaggtgaacggcctctccccggtgtgaactcgctggtgtctcataaCTGCTGTTGAATGATTGAAACGCTTTCCACACATGGAAcagctgaatggtttctcccctgtgtgaacacgccgatgtgtcagcaggttggacgcatcactgaatcccttcccacactcagagcaggtgaatggcctttccccactgtgaacacgctggtgtgtcagcaagtgAAATAACCGAGTGAATGCTTTCCCACAAACAGTGCAAGAGAATGgtctttctccagtgtgaactcgctggtgtgtatgtagggtggatgactgaatgaaccccttcccacacacagagcatgagaatggtttctccccagtgtgaactcgctggtgtgtcagcaagtgGGATGaattactgaatcccttcccacactgagggcaggtgaacggtctctcaccagtgtgaattcgctggtgtgtcagcaagtgGGACGAattactgaatcctttcccacactgagagcagctgaacggcctctccccggtgtgaacacgctggtgtgtcagcaggtgggaggACTGcatgaatcccttcccgcactcagagcaggtgaacggtctctccccagtgtgaactctctggtgtctctgcaggatcGATACGTaactgaattccttcccacactcagaacagGCAAACGGCTTCTCCCCTGtctgaattcgctggtgtgtccgcagatgGGATAACTgaccaaatcccttcccacacttcaagcaggtgaatggcctctccccagtgtgactgcggcgATGGATTTCCAGCTTCGAcgggtaattgaatcccttcccacaatccccacatttccatggtttctccatgttgAGGGTGTCCTTGTGACACTCCGTGTTCAATGATCAGTTGAGGCCTCAACCACACACAGAACAGCTGTATGGTCTGtccccactgtgaatggtgcAATGCTTGTTCTGTTGTGTTACTGGATCAAGCTCTTTCTGCAGTCAGTTCACTAGAACATTCGGTCtctgtgcttttccagtcacactgatgttaaaATCTCTTGAAACAGACAGAATAATTCTCACAGTTGGATGATATTCACCTTAAAATCAATTGAGCAACTTTGTCAGATCTTGATGTGATGTTTTGTTTGAAATGTCTGTCTGCAAATCCTCTCCTAACATCCTCCCAGATGTTGCCCAGAGGAGGAAGTTTTAGTCTGTAACTCTTCATCCAGCTTCCGCATTGTGACGTCACAACGGAGTGCTCTctgaatcagccaataggaatcaAACTGCTTCGCGGTGACGTCACCGGGTTACAGTGCGTTGGACCGGCGCGCGGACACGGAAGCACCCATTATTCCCCCTAcccctcttccttccccccccccgtcactcTAACCCTTCTGGAAACAAGGTTAccaggcaaccggctgacggctccggccagagcgagaagccgctcggtggtctccccctccccccaccccggaccgaaactgcgcatgtccaagggagcGAGGAAGCTGCGCAGATGCGGGGAAGAGGCCGCCCcctgctgagatgttgaccaatggaACAAGTTGGAGGACCGGAAGGATTCTGGCCCTCCAGCCAATCGGGGCGCAGGCTTTGTGTGACTGAAGATTGAGCTTCACTCAGACTGAaaattcctcctgtctccaacatctgtgagtaaaacactttcttttctccccctttccatttcttttctcattctcaccttcaattggtcacttgcagcaactgaagggaaaggaagtgaatccagggagggtgcagactctggaaagcttggcccaggtctctctctctcttaaagacattgccatcctttgctccctcagcttgacacatttatttgtctggctaaaaggatggtctctttcccaatgttcacaattaaagggctggtttctccaGGTGATGGCTGACATTTATAGGGACCGTAAATTAATATCAGACAGTGATATGTCTAGTGTTGTTATTTGGTACAAATTCAATATATTATTTATTTTGTAATGAAGTGCATTTATTAGTATTTCTAGTTTTGTAATATATTATATATACCCATTCAGGAGtcattacaacacagaaggaatcAATTTGATAACTCAAGTCCATATCGACTCTCTGTCCGCCCATCCCCTCTCTATCCCTAATCCACTGCATGTTTATTTCCTTCAGATGTCCATTCAGTTTCATTCCCACCATctcttcctcacattcccctgTGTCTCTGATTGAGAAATGCAGTCTGTATTGCACACATTTCTTTAATCCAATAATCAGCTGCGAGCTGACATGAAAATATTCAGGACCCTTTTAactggacaggaagcagtgatcttggatctgtcaatcagcctgaatcagcaccttcaggagaattgggaaggTGATTAtttgatacagcagagtgagaatggagggagagtgtgtgggatggagattcacagcatttggggaatgagagaggaaagaatgttccagtgaaactagaattgtctgttctgaatttctatcctggactgacagtgatgccttttgTCATCTCCTTTTACAGAATGTTAGAAGAGAAGGAATTATAGACTAAAATCTCACATCAAACATCACGTTAACATCTGACAGAGTTTCTCAATCATCAGGGTctcagtatcatagaatcatagaatttacagtgcagaaggaggccattcggcccatcgagtctgcatcggctcttggagagagcgccccatccaaacccacacctccaccctatccctgcaacctagcaaccccacccaacactcagggcaattttggacactaagggcaatttagcatggccaatccaccgaacctgcacatctttggactgtgggaggaaaccagagcacccgaggaaaacccacgcacacacggggagaacatgcagactccgcttagacagtgacccaagcagggaattgaacctgggaccctggcgctgtgaagcagttgtgctaaccactgtgctaccatgctgcccagtatcATCGTCCTTTGAACCTTGAAGGAGAATTGTTTGTCTATTCTGTCTGCTTcagaagattttaaacatcagtgtgactggaaacgccccgagacacacacacccgagtgagagtgttccagagcactgactgtggaaagagctttaaccagttacacagcctgaaaaaacatcacaccattcacagcggggagagaccggacacgtgttctgtgtgtcatcAAGGATTGAACCTGGAGAAATACAAGGACACCTGCATCAAGagaccatggaaatgtggggactgtgggaagggattccgcaccccttctgcactggaaacccatcgacgcagtcacactggggagaggccgttcagctgcATTGACTGTggaaaaggattcactcagtcatcccacctgcagacacaccggcgagttcacaatggcgagaggccgttcacctgctctgactgtggcaaGGGATTCAGTGTTTCATCCCacctgaagacacaccagcgaatccatactggggaaaggccgttcacctgctccgagtgtgggaagggactcAGTGATGCCTCCGCCATGTGGAAGCACCGGAGAGTTCATGccagggagaagccattcacctgctccgagtgcggGAAGAGATTCAGTAATTCAACCgccctgcagaagcaccagcacGTTCACTCCGGGGagaagcctttcacctgctctgagtgtgggaagggattcgctcacttatccagcctgcagatcCACCGGAGGGATCACACGGGGGAATGGCCGTTCACTTGCTcggggtgtgggaagggattcacccattCATCTGCCCTGCAgaggcaccagcgagttcacaccagggagaagccgttcacctgctccgagtgtgggaagggatttagtgATGCATCCACACTGCGCAGGCACCGACGAGTTCACtccggggagagaccgttcacctgctgtgtgtgtgggaagggattcactcagtcatccagcctggTGCAACACCATGTCACTCACACgaatgagagaccctttaaatgctctgactgtgggattgCTTTCAAGAGCTCTGtggaactgatgtcccatcagcgcagtcacactgaggagagaccgttcagctgcccTCGCTGTGCAAAAAGATTTAGAACGTCgtccaacctgcggagacaccagcgagttcacactggggagaggccgttcacctgctctgaatgtgggaagggattcactcagtcgtcCCATCTGCTGAGACATCAGAGAATTCACAAGTGATgagaggggttggattctgctgttattgctgctgtcaatcacatccaggactgaaccatgttcattctgacacttgatgaagtgggagcgtcggagggtttctttctgctggactggccggtctcaccactttgcttccagtgggctgatgctctttgagcctgggagagcacatttccactgaaatctctctctctctctgcctaaacatcacctgaggaaggagcagtgctccgaaagctagtgattggaaacaaaccggttagactttaacctggtgttgtcagacacctactgtgctcaccccagtccaacgccggcatctccacatcttgcctAAAATTGTGTGTGGCTATCAACCGGCAGCCAGCGAACTCTCACCTGAGTGTAACCGGTCTGCATTTGAACCGGTAAAGCTGAGAACTATTGGTGAGGACACCCAGACGTCCGCCGGGACAAGTGTCCCACCTTCGCATGGGATACTCCAGATCGACAGCCTCGAGACCCTGCAAGCATTATCCTTTCATTTACAACACCCGTCCTCTGAAGCCCATCTCTGCACAGAGACTCTAaacatttgtttgtttgtctgtgtgtgtgctggaggaattctttaggaacatagaacatagaacattacagcggagtacgggcccttcggccctcgatgttgcgccgacctgtgaaaccatctgaagcctatctgacctacactattcccttttcatccatatgtctatccagtgaccacttaaatgcccttaaagttggcgagtctactactgttgcaggcagggcgttccacacccctactactctctgagtaaagaaactgcctctgacatctgtcctatatctactacccctcaatttaaagctatgtcccctcgtgttggtcatcaccatccgaggaaaaagactctcactgtccactctatctaaccctctgactatcttatatgtctctattaagtcacctctcggccttctcctctctaacgaaaacaacctcaagtccctgagcctttcctcgtaagaccttccctccataccaggcaacttcctagtaaatttcctctgaaccctttccaaagcttccacatccttcctataatgtggtgaccagaactgcacgcagtactccaggagcggccgcaccagaattatatacagctgtagcatgaccttgtggctctgaaactcaatcccccttctgataaaggctagcacaccatatgccttcttaacagccctattaacctgggtggcaactttcagggatttatgtacctggatgccgagatctctctgttcatctacactaccaagaatcttgccattagcccagtactctgcattcctgttactccttccaaagtgaaccacctcacacttttccgcattaaactccatctgccacctctcagcccagctctgcagcttatctatgtccctctgtatcctataacatccttcagcactatccacaactccaccgaccttcgtgtcatctgcaagtttactgacccatccttctacaccctcttccaggtcatttataaaaatgacaaacagcagtggccccaaaacagatccttgcggtacaccactagtaactgaactccaggatgaacatttgccatcaaccaccaccctctgtcttcgttcagctagccaattactgatccaaaccgctaaatcaccttcaatcccatacttccttattttctgcaatagcctaccgtggggaaccttatcaaacgcaaacGAAGAGATAGATAGTTGTACTTCCCAGTAACAAAAAGTGTGTTAATCAATACTTGCAACTTGTTAAAAGTAGTTTGTTTATAGAAAGAAGTCTTGGTTAAAAACTTTTATTTTGAGGATCGGGAGACAAGGTGAACAGTTTGCCATTTTGGTGCGTAAATTCAACTTTGAAATGAGTGGTACGACCTGCGGAGTTGTGGGGCAAGATCGTACACACACTCCTCCCATCCTGGTCGTAACAATTTGAAGAGGGAAGAGTAATTAAAGCTAACGTTTGTCCTGTGGAAAGTGAGTCCGGGGAATTGATggtggaaaacaaagaaatggtggaggttttaaacaggtattttgtgtctatCTTCACGGGAGTAGACTAAGAAAAAAATCACAAAGATAATTGAAAACCAAGAGGTGACAGGGAgggaggaacatagaacaatCACCAGGGAAAAGATGCCAGGAAAACTATTGAACTTGAAGgccgacaagtccccaggaccggctGACCTGCATCCGAGGGTTTTAAAAGAAGTGGTGGCAAAGAgagtagatgcattggttataatctcacaaaattcctcagattctggaatggttccagtggattggaaaataggaaaggaaggaggcagaaagtaggaaaccacGGACCAGTTAGCCTTACGTGTGCGATAGGGAAAGTccaggaatccattattaagcaggttacagcaggatacGTAGAAAGTCACAATGTGATCATGCAGAGCCAACATGGCTTTGcgaaagggaaattatgtataACTAATCTGTTAGAGTTTGTTGACAGAGTAACATTCAAGGTGGATAGAGGGAAACTGGTAGATGTGCCGGACTTCACTTCacttgataaggtgtcacatcaaaggtcACTGCACAAGACAAGAGCTCAGGGTGCAGGGGGTGACATATTAGAACgaataaaggattggttagctaacaggaagaagagagtcgggataaatagaTCCCTTTCTGATTGTCAAGCTGTACCTAGTGGAGTGACACCGGGATCAGTGCTGGTTCCTCaaatatttacaatctacatcaatgaGTTGGATGAAGGGATCAAATATATGAAAGTTAAAATGAGCAATGACACCAGGGTAGGGAGGAAAGTAAGTTGTCCACAGGAGGTGGAGATCCTGCAAATGGATGTGGCCAGGTttagtgagtgggcagaaatcgggcagatggagtataacggGAGTAAATGTGACCTTGTCCGTTTTGGCAGGAGGAATGGAAAAGCTGTTTTTATTAAAATGGAGCGAGATCGCagaatacagagggatctgggtgtcctgggacAGGAACCACAATAGCTTAGTTTGCAggtggttaggaaggcaaatggaatatggaCATTTATTGCAAATATAAAGAATTATAAAAGTGGGAAGGTTGCCACATCAGGAATACAGTGTACAGATTCAGTCTCCGTATTTGGGGAAAAAAGACAGTTGCTCTCGAATCAGttgagagaaggttcactcgctCATTGCTGGGATGAGGGGCTGATTGGGTGAAGAGGTTGAACAGGTTTTCCTTTTAAGAACAGAGACGATGAATTTTTATTTTGTCTCCTGGAGGATGagagtggaattctcttcccagacAGCAGTGAATCATTGGCTCCCTGAATCCATTCAGGGCTGAGTTCCACAGATTGCTGTCAGACAAGTGAGtccagggttatgggggtggggagcagacaggaaggtggagcCAAGActgcagtcagatcagccatagatatagaacatacagtgcagaaggaggctatttggcccatcgagtctgcaccaacccacttcagccctcacttccaccctatcccaggaaCCCAATGACCCCCTCCTaattctttttggtcactaagagcaattaatcatggccaatccacctaacctgcccgtctttggactgtgggaggaaaccggagggaacccacgcagacacggggagaacgtgcagactccgcacagacagtgacccagcggggaatcgaacctgggaccctggcgctgtgaagccacagtgctaaccactgtgctaccgtgctgccatgatctcattgaatggtgcagcaggcttgaggggccgaatggcctactcctgctcctaagtccaATGTTCTTCTGTTGCTTCGCAAACgtccatcaggtcacccttcagtcttctctcATTTCTAGagaaaagcagccccagcctttcctgggggtgaaatgctctcagttctggtattattcttgtgaatctttgttgcaccttctcTAGTGCCTCCATTtcctttttctgaatggagatgacaaatgttgacagtgctcccagtgtagtctgaCCTTGGctctaaacaagttgaacataacctccctgcttttcaattctatccctctggaaTGGAGCCCTATATGTGggccccacactttaggaaagatgtgaagttctcagagagggcgcagaggagatttatgataatggtaccagggatgagggaGTTCAGTG harbors:
- the LOC119952148 gene encoding zinc finger protein 420-like isoform X1: MEKPWKCGDCGKGFNYPSKLEIHRRSHTGERPFTCLKCGKGFGQLSHLRTHQRIQTGEKPFACSECGKEFSYVSILQRHQRVHTGERPFTCSECGKGFMQSSHLLTHQRVHTGERPFSCSQCGKGFSNSSHLLTHQRIHTGERPFTCPQCGKGFSNSSHLLTHQRVHTGEKPFSCSVCGKGFIQSSTLHTHQRVHTGERPFSCTVCGKAFTRLFHLLTHQRVHSGERPFTCSECGKGFSDASNLLTHRRVHTGEKPFSCSMCGKRFNHSTAVMRHQRVHTGERPFTCSECGKAFTQSSHLQTHQRVHTGERPFICSQCGKRFTVLSSLQTHQRVHNGEKPFTCSQCGKRFTRLSSLRTHQRVHTGERPFTCSQCGRRFTRLSHLRTHQQIHTEERPFPCSQCEKGFTELSSLRRHQRVHTGERPFPCSQCGKGFTELSSLRTHQRIHTGEKPYTCSQCGKGFTQLSSLRSHQRVHTGERPFICSQCEKGFTRLSHLQTHQRIHSGERPFSCSQCEKGFTQLSNLRVHQRVHTGELPISCSD